In Planococcus sp. MB-3u-03, the DNA window TCCGTCTTCCGACAAGTAGGCATTTCCTTCAAATGTGTAGATCGCCAGTTCCATTCCATCCATCGGGTTTTGTGCAATAAAAGCGATGGCATCTTGTGAAAGGTCCGGTGTATCCACCGGCTCGAGTTCTTCATTTTCCATAGTATACTTCACCAGAGCCGCCGCTGTCCCGTAGCTTCCGAAATACAACTGGTCTTCGGTGAAATGCACCGCTGTGCCTGTTTCATTTCCGGCTGTAATCGCTTCAAAAACTTCGCCGCCATCCTGCGAGAAATAAACCCCTGCAGCCGTAGCCGCAGCGACGAAGTTCGAATCAGTCGGGTGAAGGGCGAGCGCAGTCACTTCCCCATTCAACCCTTCAGCCTTCACAGGTTCCCACGATTCTCCTTTATCGTTACTTTTGTAAAATCCGGCTTCCAGCAAAGAGTTTTTTGCCGGATTGAGCAGGAAGATATCGTGACTGTTGTACCCTACCGCCATCGCATGAAAGTCCGTTTCTCCTTGGAATGCAATCTCTTCCAAAGTTTCGCCGCCATCTATACTTCGCTGAATCCCAAGTGGATTGGGCAAATCTGAATCTGCACTCGGGTGTCCTGAAGAATAGAAGCCCTCATCTACGGCGTTAAAGCCCATATAATCGTAAAAATTATCCGCTGTTTCAAACCACTCGCCATCGCGGTAAATTTTTGGCCCAGTATGTGATGCAAAATACAGTCCGTTCTCTTCTCCTGCATAACCCATCCCATGGACATGGTTCAGTTCCCCTTCAAACGGCACTTCAAATGAATCCGTTGTATCATTGCTGCAGCCGGCCAGTAAAAGTAAAGCCGACAGTACCGCTATGCCCATTCTCTTTTTCTTCATGTAGATGCCCTCCGAATATGTCAATTTTCTATACTTTCCATAAGTATCAACCTCTTATAGCTTAACGAAAAAGTTTCGACTTTTTGTGCAGATATCTTGATTTCAAACAGGTAATTCATACCCTTTACTAATTGCCCTAAAAGAACAGACCTTCCAATCAGTCCGGTGTAGGATCTTTACCTGATTTTTGTTTATATTTTCTACACCTGACATTGCTTTTCTTGTGGTTTAGTCCACTTTAAAGAAATGTCTTTTTCTCGTTTTTTCCTTGCATCAATTTTCAAAATACGTGGCTCGCACTATTCTGGGGAACTCAGTTGTATCAGCTCGGTTTGATCTGTTCCATATAACTCGCAATATCCTCTTCGGACATTTCACCCGTAATGATTTTCTCGATTTTTCCCTCTTGATTGACCAACAATGTAGTGGGCAATGGACGAATATTATAGGCTTCCATAACACTTTTGTCCTTATCGATAACAATCGGGAACGTTAAATTTCGCTGTTCAGCAAATTGTCTCACTTCATAATCGGATTGCGCAATATTGACAGCGAGTATCTCTACACCTTGGTCCTTGTATACTTGGTACTGCTTTTCCATCAGCGGGAACTCTTTTTCGCACGGTTTGCACCAAGTACCCCAAAAGTTCACGAACACCCCCTGCCCTTTGTACTCAGACAGCTGATGCTGTTCCCCATTCAAATCCGTCAAAGCAAAATCGGGTGCCCAATCTCCAACTTGCAGCAATTCGTTTTTCTCTTTGGTTAATCCGTTGTAGATAGTAAATGCAATAGCGACGACCAGAATGAACAAAATACTTGTCCTCATAATCAAGCGATTTCTCTTTTTATCCTTTTTAGCAGCCATACAATGTCACGTCCTTCCTAGATGCTGGGTTGAGTCCATTAAAACCCTGTAAATCCACCCGTAAATTGCGATAAAAAAGCGATGATTTCTGTCAGCATGTCAAAGTAAAGCAAAACGCCCATCAGAATCATTAATGCTCCTCCTATTGACATGAAAAGAGCGCTCTTCTTCTTCAAGAAAGTCATTTTCTCAATAAAAAACGACATTAAGAGAAAAGGAATTGAAAATCCCAGAACGTAAAACAGCATATAGAGTAAGCCACTGTCCGGATCCGCTACTCCGAGTGCAATAACTCCTGCAAGTATGGGACCGGTACACGGTGTCCATCCAGCTGCAAAGCCAATGCCGATCAGAACAGAACCCGCGTATCCGGAGGGCCTTTTCTGGAACTGTAATTTCTTATCCGACAGCAGGAAGTCGAATTTCAGAATACCGGTTAGGACTAAGCCAAAAAACACCATCAAAATAGCGCCCAATTGACGTAGAAGAACTTGATATTCCAAGAAGAAGTTTCCGATAAGCGAAGTCGACAAGCCCAACGCTAAAAAAATGATGGAGAAACCTATTAAAAATAGAACCGTATGAATCAAAGCCGTGCTCCTCATCATTCCCTTGCCCGTCTTTAACTCATTGACTGAAACTCCGGTAATGTAGGATAAAAAAGCCGGATACAAAGGAAGGGAGCATGGAGAGATAAATGATAAAAGCCCTGCGCCAAACGCAAGATACAAACTAATTTCCGCCACTTGTAGACCTCCTATTACAGTAAGTTGAATCCTCTTCTTTATCATTTTTGTATCCCTTAGGAATCAAATGAAATTTTCTATATAAGACTCGGGGAATTTCAAGGTATGTAAAATTAAATACAGCCCCTCTCTTAACTTCTACTTCCCCGTGCTTGCTTAACCGTTCCAGAAGACGTCAACCAATCCAGTTTACCGATTAATTCTTGATTTTCTGTGCAGTTTCTTCTATTAAACTGTGAACTTCTCCTATCGGTTCACGAACTTGCCACAATCCGGCGACCCGGACCCCAGAATAAGAAAATGTCATGATTCCTGCACACAATATGCAAAATTAAGGGGTAGAGTAACTACAGACAACCGCAGAAAGAGGGAGATTGCAATGCCGAAAAACAAATGGATGATGGGGATGCTGTCACTTGTAGCAGCTGTCACGCTAAGTGCCTGCAATACAGGCGATGACATGAGCGACGAATCGATGGACATGGATAATGCCAATGAAGAAAATATGAGTGAAGGTTCCGGCCATATGAACATGGACCATTCCGGTTCAGGTGAAGTCCCGGATGATTTGCAGGAAGCCGAAAATCCAACCTTTGAAGTTGGAAGCCAGGCGATTATTGAAGCCGATCACATGGAAGGCATGAAAGGTGCTGAAGCCACAATTGTCGGGGCTTATGATACAACCGCCTATGCAGTGACCTATACGCCGACGGACGGAGGCGAGCCGGTTGAAAATCACAAATGGGTGATTCACGAAGAATTGGAAAATCCAGGTGATGAACCATTAGAAACGGGCGATGAAGCGGCCATTGCCGCTGACCATATGGAAGGAATGGACGGCGCAACGGCTACGATTGATTCTGCCGAAGAAACGACCGTCTATATGGTTGATTTCGTCCCGACCACCGGAGGCGAGGAAGTCACCAATCATAAATGGGTGACTGAAAGCGAACTGTCACCCGAATAAAAGCGCCAATACCCGGGATCTTGTCAACAAGATCCCGGGTTTTTATCTGTGATGGTTCATACAGGATTCGATTTCGTTTGTATTACAAAAACATTAAGTTTTAGTAGTTCGGCTTCCCGTATAAATTCTGCACATTTTTTCAACATTTTTGTAATAGAATAAATCAAATTTAAATAGTTTTAGAGAGGTCACCGAATCTATGAAAACAAATCAGCTTTTGAACGAATCCGGTCTGATCTCCCGATTAGATTCCAGAATATTAGAATTAGACATCAAGGGGATTGCCGATAACTCAAGCGATGTGGCAAAAGGTTTTGTGTTTGTTGCTATTAAAGGATTTGAAATTGATGGTCACGGGTTTATTGACCAGGCAATTGAAAAAGGGGCAGCCCTTGTCATCGGAGAACAAGGAATTACCCGGTTAGGTGTCCCTTA includes these proteins:
- a CDS encoding F510_1955 family glycosylhydrolase, which gives rise to MKKKRMGIAVLSALLLLAGCSNDTTDSFEVPFEGELNHVHGMGYAGEENGLYFASHTGPKIYRDGEWFETADNFYDYMGFNAVDEGFYSSGHPSADSDLPNPLGIQRSIDGGETLEEIAFQGETDFHAMAVGYNSHDIFLLNPAKNSLLEAGFYKSNDKGESWEPVKAEGLNGEVTALALHPTDSNFVAAATAAGVYFSQDGGEVFEAITAGNETGTAVHFTEDQLYFGSYGTAAALVKYTMENEELEPVDTPDLSQDAIAFIAQNPMDGMELAIYTFEGNAYLSEDGLQTWKTLLEEGKTK
- the resA gene encoding thiol-disulfide oxidoreductase ResA, producing the protein MAAKKDKKRNRLIMRTSILFILVVAIAFTIYNGLTKEKNELLQVGDWAPDFALTDLNGEQHQLSEYKGQGVFVNFWGTWCKPCEKEFPLMEKQYQVYKDQGVEILAVNIAQSDYEVRQFAEQRNLTFPIVIDKDKSVMEAYNIRPLPTTLLVNQEGKIEKIITGEMSEEDIASYMEQIKPS
- a CDS encoding cytochrome c biogenesis CcdA family protein — encoded protein: MAEISLYLAFGAGLLSFISPCSLPLYPAFLSYITGVSVNELKTGKGMMRSTALIHTVLFLIGFSIIFLALGLSTSLIGNFFLEYQVLLRQLGAILMVFFGLVLTGILKFDFLLSDKKLQFQKRPSGYAGSVLIGIGFAAGWTPCTGPILAGVIALGVADPDSGLLYMLFYVLGFSIPFLLMSFFIEKMTFLKKKSALFMSIGGALMILMGVLLYFDMLTEIIAFLSQFTGGFTGF
- a CDS encoding YdhK family protein gives rise to the protein MPKNKWMMGMLSLVAAVTLSACNTGDDMSDESMDMDNANEENMSEGSGHMNMDHSGSGEVPDDLQEAENPTFEVGSQAIIEADHMEGMKGAEATIVGAYDTTAYAVTYTPTDGGEPVENHKWVIHEELENPGDEPLETGDEAAIAADHMEGMDGATATIDSAEETTVYMVDFVPTTGGEEVTNHKWVTESELSPE